A stretch of Brevundimonas naejangsanensis DNA encodes these proteins:
- the ybaK gene encoding Cys-tRNA(Pro) deacylase — translation MSRTTPATVALTKAGVAFELHPYDYDPDAPRVGLQAAEALGWAPEQVLKTLMTLVDAKPVCVVVPSDCEVGMKKLAAAAGGKSAQMMKPADAERLTGFKVGGVSPFGQRRAVPTFIDETAVLFERVLINGGQRGLLLELAPDEAARACAATWADLTA, via the coding sequence ATGTCCCGCACCACCCCCGCCACCGTCGCCCTGACCAAGGCCGGCGTCGCCTTCGAGCTGCATCCCTATGACTACGATCCCGACGCGCCGCGCGTGGGTCTGCAGGCGGCCGAGGCCTTGGGCTGGGCCCCCGAGCAGGTGCTCAAGACGCTGATGACTCTGGTGGACGCCAAGCCCGTCTGCGTCGTCGTGCCGTCGGACTGCGAGGTCGGCATGAAGAAGCTGGCCGCCGCCGCCGGGGGCAAGTCGGCGCAGATGATGAAGCCCGCCGACGCCGAGCGCCTGACCGGCTTCAAGGTCGGCGGCGTCAGCCCCTTCGGCCAGAGGAGGGCGGTCCCGACCTTCATCGACGAGACGGCGGTGCTGTTCGAGCGGGTGCTGATCAACGGCGGCCAGCGCGGCCTGCTTCTGGAACTGGCGCCGGACGAGGCGGCGCGGGCCTGCGCGGCGACGTGGGCGGACCTGACGGCGTAA
- a CDS encoding Lrp/AsnC family transcriptional regulator: MADELDPIDARILDILQQDAGLSVAEVADRVGLSASPCWRRIKRLEDSGLIRKRVTLLDAGLLGLDFEVYAIVKLSLPTRDNLMVFEQAVEQWPEVVQCATITGREDYVLRIITTDMHAFDQFLRDKLLTLGIVSNCESHIVTRGVKNVTTLPLGIITPHVA, from the coding sequence TTGGCCGACGAACTCGATCCTATCGACGCGCGCATCCTCGACATCCTTCAGCAGGACGCGGGCCTGTCCGTCGCCGAGGTGGCCGATCGGGTCGGCCTGTCGGCTTCGCCGTGCTGGCGCCGGATCAAGAGACTGGAGGACTCTGGCCTGATACGCAAGCGGGTCACGCTTCTGGACGCCGGTTTGCTGGGTCTGGACTTCGAAGTCTACGCCATCGTCAAGCTGAGCCTGCCGACGCGCGACAACCTGATGGTCTTCGAACAGGCCGTCGAGCAGTGGCCCGAGGTGGTGCAGTGCGCCACCATCACCGGCCGCGAGGACTATGTCCTGCGCATCATCACCACCGACATGCACGCCTTCGACCAGTTCCTGCGCGACAAGCTGCTGACGCTCGGCATCGTCTCCAACTGCGAGAGCCACATCGTCACGCGCGGGGTGAAGAACGTCACCACCTTGCCGCTGGGCATCATCACCCCCCACGTCGCCTAG
- a CDS encoding type II toxin-antitoxin system VapC family toxin produces the protein MFLLDTNAISEPKRARPDAGLIGWLSDQLLSDLHLSVITVGELRRGIVRLEPGRRRDDLDYWLSDLVLRFDDRILPVDLDVTERWASLAEAARTAGRASDMTDELIAATAHVHGLAVVTRNVRHFEPLGCRVLSPWSEE, from the coding sequence ATGTTTCTGCTCGACACCAACGCCATCAGCGAGCCGAAGCGCGCGCGACCGGACGCGGGCCTGATCGGCTGGCTCAGCGATCAGCTGCTGTCGGACCTGCACCTCAGCGTCATCACGGTGGGGGAGCTTCGGCGCGGCATCGTCCGCCTCGAACCCGGCCGCCGACGCGACGATCTCGACTATTGGCTTAGCGACCTGGTGCTGAGGTTCGATGACCGGATTCTGCCGGTCGATCTGGACGTCACCGAGCGCTGGGCCTCTCTAGCAGAGGCCGCGCGAACGGCGGGTCGAGCCTCGGACATGACGGACGAACTGATCGCGGCGACCGCTCATGTCCATGGCCTGGCGGTGGTAACCCGCAACGTCCGGCATTTCGAGCCTCTGGGCTGCCGGGTGCTCTCGCCATGGAGCGAAGAGTGA
- the pdeM gene encoding ligase-associated DNA damage response endonuclease PdeM yields the protein MNAALRELLSPYRHPCGGLKLTVNGEACVLRCSGALWLPAHQTLVASDLHLEKGSAFAARGQMLPPYDSPATLAKLEAEIEALAPRTVVLLGDSFHDSKAVARMDGAQLARLERLASGRDWVWLEGNHDLDALAGALDRLPGRVVETMTLGGLFLIHEPQAEPAPGEVAGHLHPAARVAAYGRGVRRPCFVTDGRRLILPAFGAFAGGLDVRDPAIAGLFPTPPLSALLGRDKVHAVAFGRLA from the coding sequence ATGAACGCGGCGTTGCGAGAGTTGCTGTCGCCCTATCGCCATCCGTGCGGCGGGCTGAAGCTGACGGTCAATGGCGAGGCCTGCGTGCTGCGCTGCTCCGGCGCCCTGTGGTTGCCGGCGCATCAGACCCTGGTCGCTTCGGATCTGCACCTGGAGAAGGGCTCCGCCTTCGCCGCGCGCGGCCAGATGCTGCCGCCCTACGACAGCCCCGCGACCCTGGCCAAGCTGGAGGCCGAGATCGAGGCCCTGGCCCCGCGCACGGTCGTGCTGCTGGGCGACAGCTTCCACGATTCAAAAGCGGTGGCGCGCATGGACGGCGCCCAACTGGCGCGGCTGGAGAGGCTGGCCTCCGGGCGCGATTGGGTCTGGCTGGAGGGCAATCACGACCTGGACGCCCTGGCCGGGGCCCTAGATCGCCTGCCCGGCCGGGTGGTCGAGACGATGACACTGGGCGGGCTGTTCCTGATCCACGAGCCGCAGGCGGAACCGGCGCCGGGCGAGGTCGCGGGCCACCTGCATCCGGCGGCGCGGGTCGCCGCCTATGGCCGAGGAGTACGGCGGCCCTGCTTCGTCACCGATGGGCGGCGGCTTATCCTGCCCGCCTTCGGCGCCTTCGCTGGGGGGCTGGACGTGCGCGACCCGGCGATCGCGGGGCTGTTTCCAACTCCGCCGCTGTCCGCCCTGCTGGGGCGCGACAAGGTGCACGCCGTCGCCTTCGGCCGGCTGGCCTGA
- a CDS encoding DUF2125 domain-containing protein, protein MTDAPPHHSRKGLIVPFAIVAVGLALWTGWWFYLTRQIETRLEAKVAGLEQAGWRVTHADLRTTGWPMHARVTIRHLDVVAPSGHAVAAPVVIAQANAYNPTRWVMAAPDGLVVTRGVKGKAAIRAEGIRMSVHGLTQRWPNVALELEKPVFTALPGAEPFPLKQAGLVQFYMRPHLVGSDTPTDDVDVLFRLVDAEGRPGGPVEGFAQSGKLNAQIEAVIEKASALRRGADAHGLLSAWTAAGGRFIDVKGELGAGESKAFVSAESLSADDKGRLEGQVFVRAEKPLAAIVGLAGAQQGGALDRAAAAKAAAATPQGGTGADGQGVELSILFRDGRTYLGPFALAPAPQLF, encoded by the coding sequence ATGACCGACGCGCCCCCGCATCACAGCCGCAAGGGACTGATCGTCCCCTTCGCCATCGTCGCCGTCGGCCTGGCCCTGTGGACCGGCTGGTGGTTCTATCTGACGCGTCAGATCGAGACCCGGCTGGAGGCCAAGGTCGCCGGGCTGGAGCAGGCGGGCTGGCGCGTGACCCACGCGGACCTGCGCACCACGGGCTGGCCCATGCACGCACGGGTGACGATCCGGCACCTGGATGTCGTCGCCCCCTCCGGCCACGCCGTGGCCGCGCCGGTCGTGATCGCCCAGGCCAACGCCTATAATCCGACCCGCTGGGTCATGGCGGCGCCGGACGGCCTGGTCGTCACGCGCGGCGTCAAGGGCAAGGCGGCGATCCGCGCCGAGGGCATCCGCATGAGCGTGCACGGCCTGACCCAGCGCTGGCCCAACGTCGCCCTGGAGCTGGAGAAGCCGGTCTTCACCGCCCTGCCGGGGGCCGAGCCCTTCCCGCTGAAACAGGCGGGGCTGGTGCAATTCTACATGCGGCCGCACCTCGTGGGCTCCGACACGCCGACCGACGACGTCGACGTCCTGTTCCGCCTGGTCGACGCCGAGGGGCGGCCGGGCGGCCCGGTCGAGGGCTTCGCCCAGTCGGGCAAGCTGAACGCCCAGATCGAGGCGGTCATCGAGAAGGCCTCGGCCCTGCGCCGGGGCGCGGACGCCCACGGCCTGCTGAGCGCCTGGACGGCGGCGGGGGGGCGCTTCATCGACGTGAAGGGCGAACTGGGCGCGGGCGAGAGCAAGGCCTTCGTCTCGGCCGAAAGCCTGTCGGCCGACGACAAGGGGCGGCTGGAAGGCCAGGTCTTCGTGCGGGCCGAGAAGCCGCTGGCGGCCATCGTCGGCCTGGCGGGCGCCCAGCAGGGCGGCGCGCTCGACCGCGCCGCCGCCGCCAAGGCCGCCGCCGCCACGCCGCAGGGCGGGACCGGCGCGGACGGCCAGGGCGTCGAGCTCTCCATCCTGTTCCGCGACGGCCGCACCTATCTGGGGCCCTTCGCCCTGGCGCCTGCGCCGCAGCTGTTCTGA
- a CDS encoding ligase-associated DNA damage response DEXH box helicase has protein sequence MTTLPPLFADWFAGRGWSPRRHQLEMVAAAEVGAHALLVAPTGGGKTLAGFLPSLIDLAERGPRPETGPGSGVHTLYLSPLKALTTDVERNLMTPIREIGLNIHVESRTGDTKQSKKQRQRDFPPDILLTTPEQLALFCAWEGARAYFADLKCVVLDEVHAIWSGKRGDLLALGLARLQAFAPGMRRVALSATVDDPQKIADWLSPRALPLERGGLGGGGVAGVNKAGAGDGGVSRAEHFGRPLAPPSPALPPSRGKGVLIVLGDPGAPPVVDVLVSEGRVPWAGHTGVHAIPEVYDAIRRADLSLIFVNTRWQAEFVFQSLWAINEDDLPIALHHGSLAAEQRRKVEAAMARGDLKAVVCTSTLDLGIDWGDVDLVIQLAAPKGASRLVQRIGRANHRLDEPSRALMVPASRFEMLECQAAREAVAENAFDWEPEHTGTLDTLAQHVMGCACSEPFDLAELFAEVTSAGPYRDLTYEAFEEVVDLVAVGGYALRTYDRFARIVRTRDGKWTVRNVQMAQRHRMNVGAIVSAANLNVRVAGRRAGGKHLVGGRKIGEAEEWYFEQMTPGDTFVFAGQVWAFQGIVGTDALVSAAVDKDPRIPSYGGSKFPLGTSLAERVRRMVQDRDHWRVLPPDVQEWLELQGLRSAIPEAETLLVETFPRGTRHFLVAYPFEGRLAHTTLAMLLTRRLDRMGVGPLGFVVTDYSLAIWSIRPMDDLDLDALFEPDMLGDDLEAWLEESFMMKRSFRNCALISGLIEQRQPGAEKTGRQVTFSTDLIYDVLRRHQPDHLLLRTARADAATGLLDVARLGQLLSRIHGRIVHKALDRPSPFCVPVLVQIGRERVGGDAAEMILDESAEALIAEVMEDAPEALKGAA, from the coding sequence ATGACGACGCTTCCGCCCCTGTTCGCCGACTGGTTCGCCGGTCGGGGCTGGTCGCCGCGCCGGCATCAGCTGGAGATGGTCGCCGCCGCCGAGGTCGGGGCGCACGCCCTGCTGGTGGCGCCGACGGGCGGGGGCAAGACGCTGGCGGGCTTCCTGCCCAGCCTGATCGACCTGGCCGAAAGGGGCCCTCGACCCGAAACGGGGCCGGGCTCGGGCGTCCACACCCTCTATCTGTCGCCGCTGAAGGCCCTGACCACCGACGTCGAGCGCAACCTAATGACGCCCATCCGCGAGATCGGGCTGAACATCCATGTCGAGAGCCGCACCGGCGACACCAAACAGTCGAAGAAGCAGCGCCAGCGCGACTTCCCGCCCGACATCCTGCTGACCACGCCGGAGCAGTTGGCCCTATTCTGCGCCTGGGAGGGGGCGAGGGCCTATTTCGCCGATCTGAAATGCGTGGTGCTGGACGAGGTCCACGCCATCTGGAGCGGCAAGCGCGGCGATTTGCTGGCGCTGGGGCTGGCGCGCTTGCAGGCTTTCGCGCCGGGGATGCGGCGGGTGGCGTTGAGCGCGACGGTGGATGACCCGCAAAAGATCGCCGACTGGCTCAGTCCTAGAGCCCTCCCCCTCGAGAGGGGAGGGTTGGGTGGGGGTGGGGTCGCTGGTGTCAATAAGGCGGGCGCGGGGGACGGGGGCGTCTCTCGCGCGGAACATTTCGGCCGTCCGCTCGCACCCCCATCCCCGGCCCTTCCCCCCTCGAGGGGGAAGGGAGTGTTGATTGTCCTCGGCGATCCCGGCGCGCCGCCTGTGGTCGACGTGCTGGTCAGCGAAGGCCGCGTGCCCTGGGCCGGGCACACCGGCGTCCACGCCATCCCCGAGGTCTACGACGCCATCCGGCGCGCTGACCTCAGCCTCATCTTCGTCAACACCCGCTGGCAGGCCGAGTTCGTCTTCCAGTCGCTGTGGGCGATCAATGAGGACGACCTGCCCATCGCCCTGCACCACGGCTCCCTGGCCGCCGAGCAGAGGCGCAAGGTCGAGGCGGCGATGGCGCGCGGCGACCTGAAGGCCGTGGTCTGCACCTCGACGCTGGACCTGGGCATCGACTGGGGCGACGTCGATCTCGTAATCCAGCTGGCCGCGCCCAAGGGGGCCAGTCGGCTGGTGCAGCGCATCGGCCGGGCCAATCACAGGCTGGACGAGCCGTCGCGCGCCCTGATGGTCCCCGCCAGCCGCTTCGAGATGCTGGAGTGCCAGGCCGCGCGCGAGGCCGTGGCCGAGAACGCCTTCGACTGGGAGCCGGAGCATACCGGGACGCTGGATACCCTGGCCCAGCACGTCATGGGCTGCGCCTGCTCCGAACCCTTCGACCTGGCCGAGCTGTTCGCCGAGGTGACGAGCGCGGGGCCCTATCGCGACCTGACCTACGAAGCCTTCGAGGAGGTGGTCGATCTGGTCGCGGTCGGCGGCTATGCGCTGCGGACCTATGACCGCTTCGCCCGCATCGTGCGCACCCGCGACGGCAAATGGACGGTCCGCAACGTCCAGATGGCCCAGCGGCACCGGATGAACGTCGGCGCCATCGTCTCCGCCGCCAATCTGAACGTGCGGGTCGCCGGACGGCGCGCGGGGGGCAAACACCTGGTCGGCGGCCGCAAGATCGGCGAGGCCGAAGAGTGGTATTTCGAACAGATGACGCCAGGCGACACCTTCGTCTTCGCCGGCCAGGTCTGGGCCTTCCAAGGCATCGTCGGGACCGACGCCCTCGTCTCGGCGGCGGTGGACAAAGACCCGCGCATCCCCTCCTACGGCGGGTCGAAATTCCCGCTGGGCACGTCGCTGGCCGAGCGGGTGCGGCGCATGGTGCAGGATCGCGACCACTGGCGCGTCCTGCCGCCCGACGTGCAGGAATGGCTGGAGCTGCAGGGCCTGCGCAGCGCCATCCCCGAGGCCGAGACCCTGCTGGTCGAGACCTTCCCGCGCGGGACGCGGCATTTCCTGGTCGCCTATCCGTTCGAGGGGCGGCTGGCGCACACGACGCTGGCCATGCTGCTGACCCGGCGGCTGGACCGGATGGGCGTCGGGCCGCTGGGCTTTGTGGTGACCGACTATTCGCTGGCGATCTGGTCGATCCGGCCGATGGACGACCTCGACCTGGACGCCCTGTTCGAGCCGGACATGCTGGGCGATGACCTGGAGGCTTGGCTGGAGGAGAGCTTCATGATGAAGCGGTCCTTCCGCAACTGCGCCCTGATCTCGGGCCTGATCGAGCAGCGCCAGCCGGGGGCCGAAAAGACCGGGCGTCAGGTGACCTTCTCGACCGACCTGATCTACGACGTGCTGCGGCGGCACCAGCCGGATCACCTGCTGCTGAGGACGGCGCGGGCCGACGCGGCGACCGGCTTGCTGGACGTGGCGCGGTTGGGTCAGTTGCTGAGCCGCATCCACGGCCGCATCGTGCACAAGGCGCTGGACCGACCCTCGCCCTTCTGCGTGCCGGTGCTGGTGCAGATCGGCCGCGAGCGAGTCGGCGGCGACGCGGCCGAGATGATCCTGGATGAATCCGCCGAGGCCCTGATCGCCGAGGTCATGGAAGACGCGCCCGAGGCGCTGAAGGGGGCGGCGTGA
- a CDS encoding ATP-dependent DNA helicase, producing MTVESADIRTASSLTFDLPPALATPPGAGAVCDDQGARKIGRGAAEGLFMGGTVIVAHAGLTARRLGLAPPPRSAEMLDALELFAFVRPARFCAPSATGLALALGREEPRGAEAQASALRAAAADLLAELAAPAYPGREEAYALALTLERAGWGWASRVLQALRAGPLRDRQQRGSGLDVWARLQEWEDEAPRGEAGSAPVDSESARIRLDKLLQASGLDETRPAQSDYAAEAAYAFSPRNEEGRPRVLLAEAGTGTGKTLGYLAPASLWAERNAGAAWISTYTRALQRQIDRESRALWPDEAERRRKTVVRKGRENYLCLLNLQDMVQAAQLGNGDLIGMALAARWAAHTRDGDMTGGDYPGWLPGLYATAPMHQAGPANLVDRRGECVHAACPHYRLCFVEKTIRASRRADLVVANHALVMTQAAFDGARTARGLKQDGETAALKRIVFDEGHHLFDAADSAFSACLSGQEAAELRRWIRGPEGRGRRGRGLEQRLGDLTADNEAAAKALKDALQAAAQLPGEGVSGRIAPASGEVNPIGPIERFLVAALEQLRARAAETGGAEFGLECALRPVTEPVLEAAREAARAIAAVEAPLLALSRHLEDILDEEAAELDGAARARIEGSLRGLDRRARMTLPGWRSMLAALEEGGDEPDPDYVDWLSAEAAFGRIHDVALRRHWIDPTVPLEAAVVMPAHGVLVTSATLSDPAAEDPFDLARLRTGAARLIEPARTLKVDSPFDYATNSRVIVVNDLVKDDPRQIAAAMRELFLAAGGGGLGLFTAIRRLKAVYERLGPELARAGLPLYAQHVDPLEVGALVDVFRAERDSCLLGTDAVRDGVDVPGRSLRVLAFDRVPWPRPDLLHKARRERFGTGSGGRSWDDALARGRIAQAFGRLIRRADDRGVFVMLDAACPTRLFAALPPGTEVLRLGLAETVELTKAFLAESS from the coding sequence GTGACCGTCGAATCCGCCGACATTCGGACAGCCTCGTCCCTGACGTTCGACCTGCCCCCCGCGCTGGCCACGCCGCCGGGGGCAGGGGCCGTGTGCGACGATCAGGGCGCCAGAAAGATCGGCCGGGGCGCCGCCGAGGGCCTGTTCATGGGCGGCACCGTCATCGTCGCCCACGCCGGACTGACCGCGCGGCGTCTAGGCCTGGCGCCGCCGCCGCGCTCGGCCGAGATGCTGGATGCGCTGGAGCTGTTCGCCTTCGTGCGTCCGGCCCGGTTTTGCGCCCCGTCGGCCACCGGGCTGGCGCTGGCCCTGGGGCGCGAGGAGCCGAGGGGCGCCGAGGCGCAGGCCTCCGCCCTGCGCGCCGCCGCCGCCGACCTGCTGGCCGAACTGGCCGCGCCCGCCTATCCGGGGCGGGAGGAGGCCTATGCGCTGGCCCTGACGCTGGAGCGGGCGGGCTGGGGCTGGGCGTCGCGCGTGCTTCAGGCCCTGCGCGCCGGGCCGCTGCGCGATCGTCAGCAGCGCGGCTCGGGCCTCGACGTCTGGGCGCGGCTTCAGGAGTGGGAGGACGAGGCGCCGCGCGGCGAGGCCGGGTCGGCTCCCGTCGATTCCGAGAGCGCCCGTATCCGGCTGGACAAGCTGCTTCAGGCCTCGGGTCTGGACGAGACGCGGCCCGCCCAGTCCGACTATGCGGCCGAGGCGGCTTACGCCTTCTCGCCCCGCAATGAGGAGGGGCGCCCGCGCGTCCTGCTGGCCGAAGCGGGGACCGGCACGGGCAAGACCCTGGGCTATCTGGCGCCCGCCAGCCTGTGGGCCGAGCGCAACGCCGGCGCAGCGTGGATCTCGACCTACACCCGCGCCCTGCAACGCCAGATCGACCGCGAAAGCCGCGCCCTGTGGCCGGACGAGGCTGAGCGCCGCCGCAAGACGGTGGTGCGCAAGGGGCGCGAGAACTACCTCTGCCTGCTCAATCTTCAGGACATGGTGCAGGCGGCGCAGCTGGGGAACGGCGACCTGATCGGCATGGCGCTGGCGGCGCGCTGGGCCGCCCACACCCGCGACGGCGACATGACCGGCGGCGACTATCCGGGCTGGCTGCCCGGCCTCTACGCCACGGCGCCCATGCACCAGGCGGGGCCGGCCAACCTGGTCGACCGGCGCGGCGAGTGCGTCCACGCCGCCTGCCCCCACTATCGCCTGTGCTTCGTCGAAAAGACCATCCGCGCCAGCCGTCGGGCCGATCTGGTGGTGGCCAATCATGCGCTGGTGATGACCCAGGCCGCCTTCGACGGCGCCCGCACCGCGCGGGGGCTGAAACAGGACGGCGAGACGGCGGCGCTGAAGCGCATCGTTTTCGACGAGGGCCACCACCTGTTCGACGCCGCCGACAGCGCCTTCTCCGCCTGCCTGTCGGGCCAGGAGGCGGCCGAACTGCGCCGCTGGATCCGCGGGCCCGAGGGACGCGGCCGTCGCGGGCGCGGGCTGGAACAGCGGCTGGGCGACCTGACCGCCGACAACGAAGCCGCCGCCAAGGCCCTGAAGGACGCGCTTCAGGCCGCCGCACAACTGCCCGGCGAGGGGGTGTCGGGCCGCATCGCCCCGGCCTCGGGCGAAGTGAACCCCATCGGCCCGATCGAGCGGTTTCTGGTCGCCGCGCTGGAGCAGTTGCGCGCCCGCGCGGCCGAGACCGGCGGCGCCGAGTTCGGGCTGGAGTGCGCTCTGCGCCCCGTCACCGAGCCGGTGCTGGAGGCCGCCCGCGAGGCGGCCCGCGCCATCGCCGCCGTCGAGGCGCCCCTGCTGGCCCTGTCGCGCCATCTGGAGGACATTCTGGACGAGGAGGCGGCCGAGCTGGACGGCGCCGCCCGCGCCCGCATCGAGGGCTCGCTGCGGGGGCTGGATCGGCGCGCGCGCATGACCCTGCCCGGCTGGCGCTCCATGCTGGCGGCGCTGGAAGAGGGCGGGGACGAACCCGATCCGGATTACGTCGACTGGCTGAGCGCCGAGGCCGCCTTCGGCCGCATCCACGACGTGGCCCTGCGCCGTCACTGGATCGACCCGACCGTGCCGCTGGAAGCCGCCGTGGTCATGCCCGCGCACGGCGTCCTGGTGACCAGCGCCACCCTGTCCGACCCGGCGGCCGAAGACCCCTTCGACCTGGCCCGCCTGCGCACCGGCGCCGCGCGCCTGATCGAACCGGCGCGGACGCTGAAGGTCGACAGCCCCTTCGACTATGCGACGAACAGCCGGGTCATCGTCGTCAACGATCTGGTCAAGGATGACCCGCGCCAGATCGCGGCGGCCATGCGCGAACTGTTTCTGGCGGCGGGCGGCGGAGGCTTGGGCCTGTTCACCGCCATCCGGCGTCTGAAGGCGGTCTATGAGCGGCTGGGACCGGAACTGGCGCGCGCGGGCCTGCCGCTCTACGCCCAGCACGTCGATCCGCTGGAGGTCGGGGCCTTGGTGGATGTCTTCAGGGCTGAGCGGGACAGCTGTCTTTTGGGCACCGACGCCGTGCGCGACGGAGTGGACGTGCCGGGGCGGTCCTTGCGCGTTCTGGCCTTCGACCGCGTGCCGTGGCCGCGGCCTGACCTGCTGCACAAGGCGCGGCGCGAGCGGTTCGGCACGGGCTCGGGCGGTCGTTCGTGGGACGACGCCCTGGCGCGCGGGCGCATCGCCCAGGCCTTCGGCCGCCTGATCCGCCGGGCGGACGACCGGGGCGTCTTCGTCATGCTGGACGCCGCCTGCCCGACCCGCCTGTTCGCCGCACTGCCGCCGGGGACCGAGGTGCTGCGCCTGGGCCTGGCCGAGACGGTGGAGTTGACCAAGGCGTTCCTGGCGGAATCGAGCTGA
- a CDS encoding type II toxin-antitoxin system Phd/YefM family antitoxin, with product MSWSVAKAKDNLSEVIRRSRSEGPQEISLHGEAAAVVLSAEDFRRLKDPRAAHDFKDWLLNGPSLEGVDLERDRRPTRDIDPL from the coding sequence ATGAGCTGGAGCGTCGCCAAGGCGAAGGACAATCTCTCGGAGGTCATCCGACGTTCGCGCAGCGAGGGGCCGCAGGAGATTTCCCTGCACGGAGAGGCCGCCGCCGTCGTGTTGTCGGCTGAGGACTTCCGCCGGTTGAAAGACCCTCGCGCGGCCCATGATTTCAAGGACTGGCTGCTGAACGGTCCGTCGCTGGAAGGCGTCGATCTGGAGCGAGATCGCCGTCCGACGCGGGACATCGACCCGCTCTGA
- a CDS encoding pirin family protein has protein sequence MIELVIDARRKDLGGFEVGRVLPFARRRMVGPFIFLDQMGPAEFAPGADAINVRPHPHIGLSTLTYLFEGEILHRDNLGYTQPIRPGEVNWMTAGSGIVHSERTDPLKKAQGGKMHGMQAWVALPLEKEEIAPSFTHLGEDAQPTYENNGLFARLVAGEAFGAKAGTPVESPLFYVHWEMAEGVRAAPPPPRAKGGYSERALFVAKGAIEVDGRAFHEGQMVVLSPEAEPTVTALQPSTVMALGGEPVGERLIWWNFVASSQARLDQAKADWKAGRMSLPAEDSLEFIPLPDEPAQATHAPAEVEPKPTDPV, from the coding sequence ATGATTGAACTGGTGATCGACGCGCGCCGCAAGGATCTGGGCGGGTTCGAGGTCGGGCGGGTCCTGCCCTTCGCGCGACGCCGCATGGTCGGCCCCTTCATCTTCCTGGACCAGATGGGCCCGGCCGAGTTCGCGCCCGGCGCCGACGCCATCAATGTGCGGCCGCATCCGCACATCGGCCTGTCGACGCTGACCTATCTGTTCGAGGGCGAGATCTTGCACCGGGACAATCTGGGCTACACCCAGCCTATCCGTCCTGGCGAGGTGAACTGGATGACCGCCGGGTCTGGCATCGTCCACTCCGAACGCACCGACCCGCTTAAGAAGGCGCAGGGCGGCAAGATGCACGGCATGCAGGCCTGGGTCGCCCTGCCGCTGGAGAAGGAGGAGATCGCCCCTTCCTTCACCCACCTGGGCGAGGACGCCCAGCCGACCTATGAGAACAACGGCCTGTTCGCGCGTCTGGTGGCGGGCGAGGCGTTCGGCGCCAAGGCGGGGACGCCGGTGGAATCGCCGCTCTTCTACGTTCACTGGGAAATGGCCGAGGGCGTCCGCGCCGCGCCACCGCCGCCCCGCGCCAAAGGCGGCTACAGCGAACGCGCCCTGTTCGTGGCCAAGGGCGCGATCGAGGTCGACGGCCGCGCCTTCCACGAGGGGCAGATGGTCGTCCTGTCGCCCGAGGCCGAGCCGACGGTCACGGCGCTGCAGCCGTCGACCGTCATGGCCCTGGGCGGCGAACCGGTGGGCGAGCGCCTGATCTGGTGGAATTTCGTCGCCTCGTCCCAGGCCCGGCTGGATCAGGCCAAGGCCGATTGGAAGGCGGGCCGCATGAGTCTGCCGGCCGAGGATTCCCTGGAGTTCATCCCCCTGCCGGACGAGCCGGCCCAGGCCACGCACGCGCCCGCCGAGGTCGAGCCCAAGCCGACCGACCCCGTCTAG